A genomic window from Flavobacterium johnsoniae includes:
- a CDS encoding RagB/SusD family nutrient uptake outer membrane protein: MKFLKSTLYIFLPLLLLNSCRDYVEVEQVGNNRILKYTSDYRALANNYNDMTSSGGIYLIANDDVEFPTTYQNGVTTIWGNSYTWQDRIYDPSQGDSDWTGLYKAVYYSNVILDGVMGSEKGTDAEKKEITAEAYVHRAFAYLQLVNTYGPQFDPTSANSEKAVPLLLKPELFSSLERNTVGQVYDQIISDLKSALDNGIQNDPQFNVLPSKRAVYALLARTYLLMGQYQLSLENADKALQMQNSLIDFKSLATAYSYPVLIQNPEVIFSKTLLLTYNGAPLSTELLNSFGANDLRYNYYTAPGTSFYPTYTGRGFGIYTYSYTNGINIGVSVPEMYLIAAECYARSGKIAEAVNYLNILRAKRFKSGTAYTVSATTNKEALDLVLAERRKEFIGRGFRWFDQRRLNLDPVYQKTYTRVFKGQTYTLAPNSDGYVFPINQNYIDLSPELGK, encoded by the coding sequence ATGAAATTTCTAAAATCTACATTATATATATTCCTCCCTTTACTTTTACTAAACTCATGCCGAGATTATGTTGAAGTGGAACAGGTTGGAAACAACAGAATTTTAAAATACACCTCTGATTACAGAGCTTTGGCAAACAATTATAACGATATGACTTCTTCTGGAGGAATTTATCTTATTGCAAATGATGATGTTGAATTTCCAACAACGTATCAAAATGGAGTTACTACTATTTGGGGTAACAGTTACACTTGGCAAGACAGAATATACGATCCTTCTCAAGGCGATTCAGACTGGACAGGATTATACAAAGCGGTGTATTACAGCAATGTAATTCTAGATGGCGTAATGGGCAGTGAAAAAGGAACAGACGCAGAGAAAAAAGAAATCACTGCTGAAGCTTACGTTCACAGAGCATTTGCTTACTTACAGTTGGTAAATACTTACGGACCACAATTTGATCCAACTTCTGCGAATTCAGAAAAAGCAGTTCCGCTATTATTAAAACCAGAATTATTTTCTTCTTTAGAAAGAAATACAGTTGGGCAAGTTTACGATCAGATTATATCAGATTTAAAAAGTGCTTTGGATAATGGCATTCAAAACGATCCTCAATTCAATGTGCTTCCTTCAAAAAGAGCCGTTTATGCATTGCTTGCAAGAACGTATTTGTTAATGGGACAATATCAATTGAGTCTTGAAAATGCTGATAAAGCTTTACAGATGCAAAACAGTTTAATTGATTTTAAATCATTAGCTACAGCTTACAGTTATCCAGTTTTAATTCAGAATCCTGAAGTTATATTCTCAAAAACGTTGCTTTTGACTTATAACGGAGCGCCATTATCCACAGAGCTTTTAAATAGTTTTGGAGCCAATGATTTACGTTACAATTATTACACAGCTCCAGGAACTAGCTTCTATCCTACTTACACTGGAAGAGGTTTCGGAATATACACTTACAGCTATACAAACGGAATTAATATCGGAGTTTCTGTTCCTGAAATGTATTTAATTGCTGCTGAATGTTATGCAAGATCAGGAAAAATTGCAGAAGCGGTAAACTACCTAAATATTCTAAGAGCAAAACGTTTTAAATCGGGAACAGCTTATACTGTTTCGGCAACAACAAACAAGGAAGCTTTAGATTTGGTTTTAGCTGAAAGAAGAAAAGAATTCATCGGACGTGGCTTCCGTTGGTTTGATCAGCGACGTTTAAACTTAGATCCAGTTTATCAAAAAACATATACCAGAGTTTTTAAAGGTCAGACTTACACTCTTGCGCCAAACAGCGATGGTTATGTATTCCCAATCAATCAAAATTATATCGATTTAAGCCCTGAGTTAGGGAAATAA
- a CDS encoding TlpA family protein disulfide reductase: MFTKIKNIKLLVLAFCAFTLQVTSQEVKSRLQGMVDIPTPGLTFSMTYDPKGGPLENVKNISGYAYVFNDYRWQIEDLKMKKNGAVYSADFTVPKNCAFMAFKFYGNTENGLVTDTNQDTGYMLVAFKEPKVKMPGADLAWATFRNKDFNGQFGGYFKDFSIDGDATEYWLKKEVSANGNRFPEFFDTYFDVLKKQKPEKFEELGSKFLGDFTKNMKGLPEEVYTKVHHIYLFDLKNKTKADSLETVITKQFPKGAFVRQKAYQKIMPIADAAERNKVMTQFLADFPYSSEVPPSQQYFYDNIAKMQFTYYFENKDYKTILSMIPTMNFANLNDAYHQNISKALYLKVVDPAVIETMAVPMIQQMQKKVNDMSYMQGIYWSPNQATENAKNQLNNELVIQIRMYDILKKYKEVLETFELLPFEKRYEKASINDIHIKALEAFNKPIIEVLKNAARANTLSEASTAKLKEWFLKEGKKEADFPAYLEQLKKENKAEEKIALIDIAAPAIKVQSADGKTKDLALNSGKIIVIDFWATWCGPCKKAFPAMQQLVNNFKEDKQVEINFISTQETKEGYKKEALAYLKEKGLKITTYFDLVKKGGGTNNASFTNYAQIFKSSGIPRKVVIKDGKIRFTSEGYSGNPGQLVDELTNVINALKSE; encoded by the coding sequence ATGTTTACAAAAATTAAAAATATCAAATTATTGGTATTGGCGTTCTGCGCCTTTACCTTACAAGTTACAAGTCAAGAAGTTAAATCGAGATTACAAGGAATGGTCGACATTCCAACTCCTGGATTAACTTTCAGCATGACTTACGATCCAAAAGGCGGACCATTAGAAAACGTGAAAAATATCAGCGGTTATGCCTATGTTTTCAACGATTACAGATGGCAAATCGAAGATCTTAAAATGAAAAAAAATGGCGCTGTTTACAGCGCCGATTTTACAGTTCCAAAAAACTGTGCTTTTATGGCTTTCAAATTCTATGGCAATACAGAAAATGGTTTAGTTACCGATACAAATCAAGACACAGGATATATGTTGGTTGCTTTTAAAGAGCCAAAAGTAAAAATGCCTGGAGCAGATTTGGCTTGGGCTACTTTTAGAAACAAAGATTTCAATGGTCAGTTTGGCGGTTATTTTAAAGATTTTTCTATTGATGGAGATGCTACAGAATATTGGTTAAAAAAGGAAGTTTCAGCTAACGGAAATAGATTTCCTGAATTTTTTGATACTTATTTTGATGTTTTGAAAAAACAGAAACCTGAAAAATTCGAAGAATTGGGAAGTAAATTTTTGGGTGACTTTACGAAAAACATGAAAGGACTTCCTGAAGAAGTGTACACAAAAGTACACCACATTTATTTATTCGATTTAAAGAATAAAACAAAGGCTGATTCTCTTGAAACTGTAATCACAAAACAATTTCCAAAAGGAGCTTTTGTAAGACAAAAAGCGTATCAAAAAATTATGCCGATTGCCGATGCTGCAGAAAGAAACAAAGTAATGACGCAGTTTTTGGCTGATTTTCCATACAGTTCTGAAGTTCCGCCATCACAGCAGTACTTCTATGATAATATTGCCAAAATGCAGTTTACTTACTATTTCGAAAACAAAGATTACAAAACGATTTTGTCAATGATTCCGACAATGAATTTTGCTAATCTAAACGATGCTTATCATCAAAATATTTCGAAAGCATTGTATTTAAAAGTAGTTGATCCTGCGGTTATCGAAACTATGGCAGTACCAATGATTCAGCAAATGCAGAAAAAAGTAAACGACATGTCTTACATGCAGGGAATTTACTGGTCGCCAAATCAGGCAACTGAAAATGCAAAAAATCAGCTTAACAACGAATTGGTAATTCAGATTCGTATGTACGATATTTTGAAAAAATACAAAGAAGTTCTAGAAACTTTCGAATTGCTTCCTTTTGAAAAACGTTACGAAAAAGCAAGTATCAACGATATTCATATCAAAGCTTTAGAAGCATTCAATAAACCAATTATCGAGGTTCTAAAAAACGCCGCAAGAGCAAATACTTTATCAGAAGCTTCAACTGCAAAACTAAAAGAATGGTTTTTGAAAGAAGGTAAAAAAGAAGCTGATTTTCCTGCTTACTTAGAACAATTGAAAAAAGAAAACAAAGCAGAAGAAAAAATTGCCTTGATTGATATCGCAGCTCCTGCAATTAAAGTGCAATCTGCAGACGGAAAAACAAAAGATTTAGCTTTAAACAGCGGAAAAATTATTGTAATTGATTTTTGGGCAACTTGGTGCGGACCTTGTAAAAAAGCGTTTCCAGCAATGCAACAATTGGTAAACAATTTTAAAGAAGACAAACAAGTCGAAATTAATTTTATCAGTACTCAAGAAACTAAAGAAGGTTATAAAAAAGAAGCTTTAGCTTATCTTAAAGAAAAAGGTCTAAAAATCACTACTTATTTTGATTTAGTTAAAAAAGGTGGTGGAACAAATAATGCTTCTTTTACCAACTATGCTCAAATCTTTAAATCAAGCGGAATTCCTAGAAAAGTTGTCATCAAAGACGGAAAAATCCGTTTTACATCTGAAGGTTATTCTGGAAATCCAGGACAGTTAGTTGATGAACTTACAAACGTTATTAATGCTTTAAAAAGCGAATAA